One Thermodesulfobacteriota bacterium DNA segment encodes these proteins:
- a CDS encoding NYN domain-containing protein gives MGAHLLVDGYNLARSGALPLSEDPASEEGRRELCELLAEYARGKGFRLTVVFDGRGAGRPERSRSAFKGGAAVFSSMRETADDVIRDMARNAPAGTVVVTSDRGLAGTLPSRSVAASCAEFAARLFDHRMESVKGASDGDEEARPRGKKGEGHRAKKRDRKRNDALRKL, from the coding sequence ATGGGCGCGCACCTGCTCGTCGACGGCTACAACCTCGCCCGGTCCGGCGCGCTTCCGCTTTCGGAAGACCCCGCGTCGGAAGAGGGGCGCCGGGAGCTGTGCGAGCTCCTTGCCGAGTACGCGCGCGGAAAAGGATTCCGCCTGACGGTGGTCTTCGACGGCCGGGGAGCGGGAAGGCCCGAGCGGAGCCGGAGCGCGTTCAAGGGAGGCGCCGCCGTCTTTTCCTCCATGCGCGAGACGGCCGACGACGTGATCCGGGACATGGCCCGGAACGCCCCTGCGGGGACGGTCGTCGTGACCTCCGACCGGGGGTTGGCCGGGACGCTTCCTTCCAGGTCGGTCGCCGCCTCCTGCGCGGAATTCGCCGCGCGCCTGTTCGATCACCGGATGGAAAGCGTCAAGGGGGCTTCCGACGGGGATGAGGAGGCGCGACCCCGCGGGAAGAAGGGCGAGGGGCACAGGGCGAAGAAACGGGACCGGAAGCGCAATGACGCCCTGCGAAAGCTTTAA
- a CDS encoding intradiol ring-cleavage dioxygenase — protein MPFACLCALALAMPIGAVHGAEGKCVPTPEDAEGPFYKPGAKETTSTGSGLAVSGSVLSYPDCRPVSGARVEWWHADGSGKYVDSLRGMQTTGGTGGYEFTTVPPGKYPGRPIHIHFKAFAPGHKPLTTQLYLRGGEKSVRFDIVLVPEK, from the coding sequence GTGCCGTTCGCCTGCCTGTGCGCCCTGGCGCTGGCAATGCCGATCGGGGCGGTCCATGGCGCGGAAGGGAAATGCGTCCCCACGCCGGAAGACGCCGAGGGTCCTTTCTACAAACCGGGGGCGAAGGAGACGACGTCGACAGGTTCGGGGCTGGCGGTCTCCGGGTCGGTGCTTTCCTACCCCGACTGCCGGCCCGTTTCGGGGGCGCGCGTCGAGTGGTGGCACGCCGACGGCTCCGGGAAGTACGTCGACTCCCTCCGGGGGATGCAGACGACCGGGGGAACGGGCGGCTACGAGTTCACGACCGTGCCTCCCGGCAAGTACCCGGGGCGCCCGATCCACATCCACTTCAAGGCGTTCGCGCCGGGGCACAAGCCGCTGACGACCCAGCTTTACCTGCGCGGCGGGGAGAAATCCGTCCGGTTCGACATCGTGCTCGTTCCGGAGAAATGA
- a CDS encoding OmpA family protein: MIDAKGHARWGVKVTGAALAGVLLLSPGCATNPDGTREYKRTAIGALGGAAVGAGAGALIAGRGRRGTGALIGGAIGAAGGGAVGAYMDRQAAEMKRRLPEAAIAREGDKLYVALPSAILFDVDKTDIKPASRDSIARAAEVLVKYPDTYITVEGHTDSTGTAEYNQRLSERRAEAVRDQLLRDGVPAARLAIRGYGETDPVADNSTPEGRQSNRRVQLEIRPNEKLNAQQG; this comes from the coding sequence ATGATCGACGCGAAAGGGCATGCTCGGTGGGGAGTAAAGGTCACGGGGGCGGCGCTCGCGGGAGTCCTGCTGCTTTCGCCGGGATGCGCGACGAACCCCGACGGCACCAGGGAATACAAGCGCACGGCGATCGGCGCCCTGGGAGGGGCCGCGGTGGGCGCGGGAGCGGGAGCGCTGATCGCGGGGCGGGGGCGCCGGGGGACGGGAGCCCTCATCGGAGGCGCCATCGGGGCGGCGGGAGGCGGCGCAGTCGGCGCCTACATGGACCGGCAGGCGGCGGAGATGAAGCGGCGGCTTCCCGAGGCGGCCATCGCCCGCGAGGGGGACAAGCTGTACGTCGCCCTCCCCTCGGCCATCCTGTTCGACGTCGACAAGACGGACATCAAGCCGGCGTCCAGGGATTCGATCGCGAGGGCGGCGGAGGTGCTGGTGAAGTATCCGGACACCTACATCACGGTGGAGGGGCACACCGATTCCACCGGGACCGCGGAATACAACCAGCGGCTCAGCGAGCGGCGGGCCGAGGCGGTCCGGGACCAGCTCTTGAGGGACGGGGTCCCCGCGGCGAGACTCGCCATCAGGGGATACGGGGAGACCGATCCCGTCGCCGACAACTCGACCCCGGAGGGACGGCAGTCGAACCGGCGGGTCCAGCTCGAGATCCGGCCGAACGAGAAGCTGAACGCTCAGCAGGGATAA